A window of Haloarcula marismortui ATCC 43049 genomic DNA:
GCTCCCGGTAACTGGCCGCTCAGCAGTCCGGGGTTGCCGTCCTCGGTATTTTATCCGGGCCGCGCGAAGCAACCTCATGCGCGCGGCAGTGCTTGAGGCGTACGGCGAACCGCTGGCCGTCCGGGACCGCGACCCGCCGACGCCGAACCCGGACGGGGCCGTCGTCGCGGTCGAGGCGTGTGGGATCTGTCGGAGCGACTGGCACGCCTGGCAGGGCCACGGCGACTGGGCCGACGACGACGTGCCGATAGGGCAGGTGCTGGGTCACGAACCGGCGGGTCGCGTCACCGCAACGGGCAACCAGGTGACGACAGTGTCGGTCGGCGACCGCGTCGTCGTGCCGTTCAACCTCGGCGACGGGACCTGTGGCTACTGCCGGAACGGTCACGGCAACGTCTGTACAGACGGGTGGGCGCTGGGCTTCGAATCCGATGCGCCGGGCGCGTTTGCCGAGCAGGTCGCCGTCCCGCAGGCCGACTACAACCTCGTGGGGCTGCCCGACGGCGTCAGCTCCGACGCCGCGGCGGCGCTTGGCTGTCGATACGTCACAGCGTTCCACGCACTGGCCCATCGGGCCGATATCGCCGCCGGGGACCGCGTCGCGGTGCATGGCTGTGGCGGCCTCGGGCTGGCAGCCGTCCAGATCGCGTCGGCACTGGGTGCGAGCGTCATCGCCGTCGACATCCGGGACGAGCCGCTGGCGATGGCCCGTGACGCGGGCGCAAGCACCGTTGTCGACGCCAGCGCTGTCGAGGACGTGCCGGCGGCCATCGAGGGCGAAACGGACGGCGGCGCGGAGGTGTCCGTCGATGCGCTGGGCCGAGCCGAGACCTGTCAAAACAGCGTTCGGAGCCTCCGCCCACGGGGGACACACGTTCAGGTCGGGCTGACGACCAACGCCGAGCGCGGCGAGGTGGCGCTGCCGACCGACTGGATTACCCGCTGGGACATCGACGTGCTCGGCTCTCGCGGGATGCCGCCGTCGCGGTACGACGAACTCCTCCGACTGGTCGCTGACGGGCCACTCGACCCCGGTGCGCTCGTCACTCGCCGAGTCGCGCTAGAGGCGGTTTCGGAGCGGCTGGCGGCGATGACCGACTACGGAACCGACGGCATCGAACTGGTGACAGAGTTCGGTCGGTAGCGGGTACGCTTTTCCCGCTTCAGCCTGACCACCCAAGCATGTCCGACATACTGCGTGACGCTGTCGTCAACCCAGTCTAGGACGCCGTCCCGTTTCTGGTCATCACCGTCCTGTGGGTTCTCGTGATGCTCGTCCTCTACGGCCTCTTTCTCGTGACCAAGCCGGGCAATATCACCTACGACGCCTGGGTGCACGCGACGGTGTTCGTCGTCCCGGCTATCGGGTTTCTGGGGCAGGTACTCCAGCAGGCGCTGTCAGGCCAGCACCGGGCCTAAGCGGCCCCGTCACTTCCAGGGGTTCGGGACCAGTTCTGCTTGCACCGTTGCACCGACAGCGAGATGCGTGTCGGTCGTCGGCTCGGCGATACAGAGCAGGACGTAGCCGTCCGCCAGATGCCGGTCCTTGAGCGCCCGCGGCGGGCGGTGATGGACCACATCGCCGGACAGCAACCGAGCAGTACAGGTCCCACAGGCGCCAGTCC
This region includes:
- a CDS encoding zinc-dependent alcohol dehydrogenase family protein — translated: MRAAVLEAYGEPLAVRDRDPPTPNPDGAVVAVEACGICRSDWHAWQGHGDWADDDVPIGQVLGHEPAGRVTATGNQVTTVSVGDRVVVPFNLGDGTCGYCRNGHGNVCTDGWALGFESDAPGAFAEQVAVPQADYNLVGLPDGVSSDAAAALGCRYVTAFHALAHRADIAAGDRVAVHGCGGLGLAAVQIASALGASVIAVDIRDEPLAMARDAGASTVVDASAVEDVPAAIEGETDGGAEVSVDALGRAETCQNSVRSLRPRGTHVQVGLTTNAERGEVALPTDWITRWDIDVLGSRGMPPSRYDELLRLVADGPLDPGALVTRRVALEAVSERLAAMTDYGTDGIELVTEFGR
- a CDS encoding 2Fe-2S iron-sulfur cluster-binding protein, coding for MTEVLLDWRDSERTETIAVPDGETILDAAAAADIGLPFGCRTGACGTCTARLLSGDVVHHRPPRALKDRHLADGYVLLCIAEPTTDTHLAVGATVQAELVPNPWK